The sequence below is a genomic window from Falco rusticolus isolate bFalRus1 chromosome 8, bFalRus1.pri, whole genome shotgun sequence.
CTGTATGGTAAAATGCTCTTGCCACTCAGGAAGAAGTGATTAGAGAAGCGCTGACTCAGCAAGGCTTTGCCCCAGCGGTGCCTGGGCTGATCTGTCACCCTGTGCAGCTCGTGCCTGGTCACTGTAAGTGTCTGCAAGTACCCGAGGTGGATGGGGGCAGACGAGCTGAACCAGGGTAGAGCCTGGCAGTGTGGTGCTCCCATGATGCTCTCACCTGGCAAGGAGAGGCTCCTGAGCTGCTCAGGAGATCTGCTTGTTTCCAGGAGAGGAGAAACCCAGCTTCATGGAGGGTTTGGGAGCCACCAAGGGGCCCCAGCGCCACTTTTAGAGCCCCATTTAGCCGGACACTGGGAATGTGGGTGGAAGCCCCTGGGAATGAGGTGCGATGCACTGCCACCATCATGCGGCCTGTTCCCTGCTGCACCATCACACCCTCAGCATCAGACCTGAGTCACTCCCACTCTGCCCCATCCTCACTGGGACAGCAGTGTCAAGGGGCTTTGGTGCCTAGCATTACTTACAAACAGGTTATAGAAGAGACATATttacttaataaataaatacaaataacgTATGGCAGGTACTAGTATGAAATATAGCAATATTCATGTTGTAAGGGAGGCTAAGATGTCTAGAGCTTGGAGCTTTTGGCTGATGCTAGTTTAGCTTAACACACCGAGGACATTGGCAAGTATTTCATCAGGCTGGCACTTGATAACATGACTGATGGTGCAACCTGAAACTGCTTGAAAGGCATATTAGAAGCTACATGCTTAGATGGATGAATACGTTAATACAGAGTATCCAGGGAGGTTTTGCCTTAGAATGACTGGGGACAGTAAAAGCCTCCATTTTCTGGTAACAGGGTGTCCTTGGGGTGCCCTTGGCCACGTTTCTGGGTGCCTGCCTGGGACAGGTTTGTGTGTgtccctgggagctgcagagcgGGCACGATATGACCaacagctggcacagggcagggggaggagggatTGCTGATGGGCTTTGCAAGGGTGTCGGGGCTTTTCTCCTCATGGCTGCAAAGCCTTGTGCAGAGCAGAGGACCGACCTCTGTTTTGTCTATTTTTGGTAAAGCCATTACCTAAAGCTCGGAGCTCTAACATTTGGCGCTGTCATACTAGCAAAAAGGGAGGTGGGGTCGGGGGAAAGAAGGTGGCAGtggttggggtttggggttgtcTTTGAGCTTCTGGGATGGGGCTTATTCAGCCGAGATGGGCAGTGGGAGGAAAAGGATTGCCTTCTGGCCGTAGTGAGTCCGCGGCCCCAGCTTGCTGTTCCCATTCTTCTTCAGACCTACAAACCAGTTCTTATCCGCGTGCTTTTTGGAGACGTATGTGTTGTAATGGTTTTCTTCAATCCTCTCAAGGAACAGACATTCCTCACCCAGTAACTGCTGAAAGAGAGCCCCAGGTAGTGACAGTGAGATGGGGTGGTGCCATAGTGAGGAGGACATGTGTTCCTAATGCAGCAATCCCAGCTCGGGTGCTCTCTGGCTAGGATGCCATCCAGGCCCACCGCTGAGATCTTCGTGCCCCAGTACAATTCATATTTAAAGCGTGGAGGTAGATAACCTTCATCTAGTCCCCTGGACGACTACTGGAGTAGCTTTTCTGTGACCTGGGCATTTTGGCAGTAACCGAGCCCAGCCCCGTGCTCTGTAAGCTGGTCCTggtgctggctcctgctctgGCACTAGGCTGTGTGATGGCAGCTGAGGGTTCAGAGCATGAGCACAGGGAACAAAACAGCTCTTTGATGAGGCTAAGCAGCCTGTGACCAAGCTTGTGTTGCACACTTTCCTATAAATGGGACTATTTTCAAAGACCCAGATTATTTTCGGTGACTCTGTGCCCTACAGTTCATGGGCACAGTGGGGTGAGCACAATCCCGCTCACACTGGCACGTTGTGGATGCTGCCACTGCCTCCAGCACAGGGTTTGGTGCAACCAGGATGCAGAGAAAAACATGAGGTCTTTGCTCAGTGGCTGTGGGTCATTGCCTGGGGCTGCTTCCTCTTGCAGCCCTACTAGCAGCTCTGAACTGCCTCGCAAAGCTATGGAGAGgtggcaggagccaggcagaggTGTGGGCAAGGCGCTGCTGGGTTGGAAGAGCCGGGCTGGAGTTGCAccagccctgcaccctgccagggACCCTGCCCTGGCCCCATTTACAGAGCTTGCAGCTGCTGAGGGGatagcaaagcagctgctgctccagataTGAAATACAATATTTGCCAAGTGTCAGATatgaaacacagtatttttcaagAGGCAGGGTGGTAAATGGTGTTatttggttatttatttattttcccctaaaATAAAGCCAGATTAAGAGCAGCCATCCAGCTGCCAAAATAATAGACAGAGGCTAATTGTTGCTTGTGGTTTGCATTACTCAGAGCTATGAGATTTCTGCAAACCTCAAACCCTCTCCATGTCTGGTCCCACATAAACCTCTGACTTACCGAGCCATAAAGTAGCCCGTTGGTGTCCATCGCCAGGTACTGCCCAGACTGGGTGCTCTTTATATACACCTCT
It includes:
- the FGF1 gene encoding fibroblast growth factor 1 isoform X1, producing MAEGEITTFTALTEKFNLPPGNYKKPKLLYCSNGGHFLRILPDGKVDGTRDRSDQHIQLQLSAESVGEVYIKSTQSGQYLAMDTNGLLYGSQLLGEECLFLERIEENHYNTYVSKKHADKNWFVGLKKNGNSKLGPRTHYGQKAILFLPLPISAE
- the FGF1 gene encoding fibroblast growth factor 1 isoform X2, producing MAEGEITTFTALTEKFNLPPGNYKKPKLLYCSNGGHFLRILPDGKVDGTRDRSDQHIQLQLSAESVGEVYIKSTQSGQYLAMDTNGLLYGSLLGEECLFLERIEENHYNTYVSKKHADKNWFVGLKKNGNSKLGPRTHYGQKAILFLPLPISAE